In one Sphingomonas sp. AP4-R1 genomic region, the following are encoded:
- a CDS encoding DMT family transporter, whose translation MADLQKFLWGRTGVFLMATLACLLWGSAFPAVKYGYALLDIEAGETASQIVYAGWRFALAGALLLFVAAVTGQKPLLPRRWQLPQVFILGLFQTAIQYALFYIGVAHTTGARSSIMNSTGVFFSVILAHFIYKSDRLDAGRVLGCIAGFIGVAVVNLDGGLDSHFSLRGEGFIALAAFMLAASSILGKHLSRAMNAAVMTGWQLLIGGVILTVAGHLLGGEVGSWTTEAALLLAYLVMISSVSFSVWGFLLKHHPVGMIAPFKFLIPVFGILISALLLSEEVLRPTYFFALLLVCVGVWLVTRTRGRIISETG comes from the coding sequence ATGGCTGATCTGCAGAAATTCCTCTGGGGTAGGACCGGCGTGTTCCTGATGGCTACGTTGGCCTGTCTCCTTTGGGGTAGCGCGTTTCCAGCGGTGAAATATGGCTACGCTCTCCTTGATATCGAGGCGGGTGAGACGGCGAGCCAGATAGTCTATGCGGGTTGGCGCTTTGCCTTAGCGGGTGCACTACTCCTGTTTGTTGCCGCAGTGACAGGACAAAAGCCACTTTTGCCGCGGCGTTGGCAGCTTCCGCAGGTTTTTATTCTCGGTCTGTTCCAGACTGCGATTCAATATGCCCTTTTCTACATAGGGGTCGCCCATACGACAGGTGCCAGGTCGTCCATCATGAACTCTACGGGCGTTTTCTTCAGCGTAATTCTAGCGCATTTTATTTATAAGAGCGACCGGCTCGATGCAGGCCGTGTCCTTGGATGCATTGCAGGATTTATCGGTGTGGCTGTCGTCAATCTCGACGGCGGGTTGGATTCCCATTTCAGCTTAAGAGGTGAAGGCTTTATTGCACTTGCCGCGTTCATGCTCGCGGCCTCGTCCATCCTTGGTAAGCACCTCTCTCGCGCGATGAACGCAGCTGTCATGACTGGTTGGCAACTGCTCATTGGTGGCGTCATCCTGACGGTCGCTGGACATCTTCTTGGTGGGGAAGTGGGCTCATGGACCACTGAGGCTGCCTTGCTTCTCGCTTACCTCGTCATGATCTCGTCCGTTTCCTTTTCCGTGTGGGGTTTTCTTCTAAAGCACCATCCGGTCGGAATGATAGCTCCGTTCAAGTTCCTGATACCCGTGTTTGGCATCCTGATTTCGGCATTGCTTCTCAGTGAGGAGGTACTTCGCCCAACCTATTTCTTCGCGTTGTTGTTAGTTTGCGTCGGTGTCTGGCTTGTCACGCGTACCAGGGGGCGAATCATCAGTGAAACAGGATAA